The genomic DNA TCGAGTTCCAGACCTACGAGCAGGCGCTGGCCTGCTATCGATCCGAGTTGTATCAGCAAGCGTGCAGCCATCGCCAAGGTGTGGCCAAGGCAGAGGTGATCATCGTGGAAGGGTTCGAGCCCTGAACGCGGGGCGATATCGCCTGACCTGTTGTGCTGGGTCATTCCCAGCGGCTGGCTTTTCCCCTATTGTCGGACCTATCTTCCCAAGCGATTTGGCAGGGCCATGGAGAAAGTCATTGTCATCACCGGCGCCAGCCGTGGCATCGGCGCCGCCACCGCTATGCAGGCGGCCCGCGAGGGTTACCGCATCTGCATCAACTACCACGCCGATGACCAGGCCGCGCAAGGCATTCTTGACCAGGTTCGCGCGCTCGGCGCCCAGGCCATCTGTGTGCGCGCAGACGCCAGTGTCGAGGACGAGGTGATCCAGCTGTTCCACCGCGTCGATGAAGAGCTCGGCCCCGTCACCGCACTGGTGAACAACGCGGGCACCATCGGCCAGCAAAGCCGTGTCGAAGACATGTCGGAGTTCCGCCTGCTCAAGGTGATGAAAACCAATATCGTCGGGCCGATGCTTTGCGCCAAGCACGCCTTGCTGCGCATGGCCCGCCGCCACGGCGGCGAAGGCGGGGCCATCGTCAATGTGTCATCGGTCGCTGCGCGCCTGGGGTCACCCAACGAATACGTCGACTACGCCGCCTCCAAAGGCGCCCTCGATACCTTCACCATCGGCTTGGCCAAGGAAGTGGCAGGTGAGGGGGTGCGGGTCAATGGCGTGCGCCCAGGCTACATTCATACCGCCTTCCACGACCTGTCCGGCGACCCCGACCGTGTCGCCAAGCTGGAGCCTGGCTTGCCCATGGGGCGTGGCGGCCGCCCGGAAGAAGTGGCCGAGGCGATTCTCTGGCTGCTGTCGGACAAGGCGTCCTATTCCACTGGCAGTTTCCTCGACCTGGGCGGCGGGCGCTGAGTGCCACCGCTCAGGGCTGCCTGGCCTCCAGCAGCTGATGCACACACTCGGCCAGCACGTCCAGCTCGAACGGCTTGCCCAGCACATGGGCGCCTTGGAGCAGTTGGCCGTCTCCCAGCGCCGCACTGTTGTCATAGCCGGTGATGAACAGCACTTTAAGGTTGGGGTACTGTTGGCGGTAACGCTCGGCCACCTGGCGACCGTTGGGGCCTTCGGGCAGGCCGATGTCGCTTAGCAGCAGGTCCGGCGGTTCGCTACGTTGCAAGTGTGCCAGGGCGGCAGCACCAGTCTCGAAGGCTTCGACCAGGTAACCCTGCTCTTGCAGTACCTCGCTGATCACCAGGCGCAGGGCTGGCTGGTCTTCCACCAGCACGATGCGCTGCCCGCCGGCACGGTGTTTATCCAGTGAGCTGGTCTTGGGAGCCTGCGCCTGCCGCGTGGGTTGTTCGTGATGGCGCGGCAGGTACAGTTCAACGCGTGTGCCCTTGCCTGGTTGAGAAAGCAGACGTGACTGCCCACCGGACTGGCGCACGAAACCGTAGGTCATCGACAGCCCGAGACCGGTGCCCCGGCCGATAGGTTTGGTGGAGAAGAAAGGATCGAAGGCGCGTGCAACCACTTCCTCGCTCATACCGCATCCGTTGTCGACAACGCTAATGCGCACGTAGTCGCCGCAGGGCAACCCCAAAGGGCGTGCCTGATCGCTGTCGAGGGCCACATTGTCGCCATGTATGCTGATGACACCCCCGCCAGGCAGCGCGTCACGTGCATTGATGCACAAGTTGAGCAGTGCGCTTTCCAATTGTGGCGGGTCGATGAAGGTTGGCCATAGTTCAGGGGCGAACCGGCTGTGCAAGGAAATGGATGGCCCGATGGTGCGGCGCACCAGCTCCTCGATGTCGCCCAGCAACACCGCCACCTCTGTGGCGCGTGGTTGCAGGGTTTGCTGGCGCGAGAATGCCAGCAGTCGTTGCACCAGCGATGAGGCGCGTTTGGCCATGCTGTTGGACAATTCGAGTAACTTTTCCAGCTCGTTATAGCGCTGTTGCTGCAGGCGCAGCTGGAGTAGTTCCTGGGTATTAAGGATGCTGCCCAGCAAATTGTTGAAGTCATGTGCGATGCCGCCGCTAAGCTGCCCGATAGCCTCCATTTTTTGCGCCTGACGCAGGGCCTGCTCTGCCTTGGCAAGGCGTTGTTGCTCCTGTACCCGTTCGCTGATGTCGTAGGCGAACAGGTAGGCGCCCACCGGCGTACCTGCAGCATCACGCAGGGCATTGAAGCGCAGTTCATAATGGCGCTGGTCTGGTTGCTGGCCGAATGCACCGATCGCGGTGAACTGCTCGCCCTGCAGTGCCCGTCGCCACAAGGGCAGGATCGCATTCCGGTCAGCGGCATTGTCACCCATCAGGGGCGGCATGAGGGCACCGACTTCCGGTGTCTGGCCATACAGGAACCGGAAGTCTTCCCTGGCCTTGCGATTGACGGCCAGCCAGTGCATGCCGTTATCGAGCACATGCACGTTGGCTGCGCTCTGGTCGATAAGCTCTGCGAACAGGCTGCGCTGTGCCAAGGCTTCGTTGACCCTTTGCTCCAGGTGCGCATTGAGCTGCTCAAGGGCCTGCTCGGTGTTGCGCCGCTCGGTAACATCCTTGAACAGAACCGCAAGCTGCCGGCGCTGCGGCGGCTCGATGCGAAAGGTACTTACTGACAATATGCGGCCGCTGGCTCGCAGTTCCTGTTCGAATTGCAGCGGGGCGCCGGTATGCAGCACTGGACCGTAACGGGCAACCCAAGCGTCGGCTTCATCAGGCAATATTTCGCGCATTTTCTGGCCGGTGACGTCAGCGATGCCGGCATGCCTGGCGTAGGCGGGGTTGACGAGCACGTGCACGTAATCACTCAGCGGGCCATGCGGGCCGTCAATGAATTCGATGATGCAAAAGCCTTCGTCCATGGTGTCGAACAGAAAGCGGTAGACATCGAGGCCCGGATGCGGCTGTTGCTGCAGTTCGGTTTCAAGCTGCGCGTTACGTTGGCGCAGGGTAGCGATTTCTTCACGCAGGGCGAGCATCTCGTTCAGAGGCATGGCGACGTCCGGCAGCAGTGCGTGGCCAAGACTTTAGCGCGACGGCTATGGATATGCCTATCCGCCACCGTGCCAGATTGCGCACGAGTAGGCAGTTTGCCGTCAGAACGAGCGGATTATGCGGCCCAGGGTGTCCATGGCCCGCTCGGCGGTGTCGCTCCAAGGGGTGCCGTAGTTCAGGCGGATGCAGTTGCCAAAGCGGCGGGTGGGCGAAAATATAGGCCCCGGAGCGATGCTGATGCCCTGGGCCAAGGCCATGTGGAACAGCTTCAGTGCATCTATCCGTTCGGGCAATTCCAGCCACAGAAAGTAGCCGCCAGAAGGCTGGCTGACTCGCGTCTGCGCGGGAAAATACCGCGAGATGGCGGCAAGCATGTTGGCCTGCTGGCCTTCCAGGGCATAGCGCAGTTTGCGCAAGTGGCGGTCATACCCGCCGTGTTCCAGGTAGTCGGCAATGGCGGCCTGGGCCGGCATCGAGGCGCACAGCGAGGTCATCAGCTTGAGCCGTTCGATCTTCTGGGCAAAGCGCCCCGCGGCCACCCAGCCGATGCGGTAACCGGGCGCCAGGCTCTTGGCGAATGAGCCGCAGTGCATGACCAGGCCTTGCGTGTCGAAGGCCTTGGCGGGCTTGGGCGCCTGTTGCGAGTAATACAGCTCGGCGTAGACATCGTCCTCGATCAGTGGCACCTGATGGCGCTGCAGCAACGCCACCAATGCCTGTTTCTTCGCCTCGGGCATACTCGCGCCCATCGGGTTCTGGAAGTTGGTCATGCACCACACGGCTTTGACCGGATGCTTCTCCAAGGTCTGGGCGAGCGCGGCCAGGTCCATGCCCTCGCGCGGCTGCACTGGAATCTCCAACGCTTTAAGCTTGAGCCGTTCCAGCACCTGCAGGCAGGCGTAGAAGGCCGGTGCTTCGACCGCCACCAGGTCACCCGGCTCGGTGACCGCCTGCAGGCACAGGTTCAGTGCTTCCAGCGCACCGTTGGTTATCAGCAACTCCTCCATGGGCAGCATCAGCCCGCCGACCATGTAGCGCAGGGCGATCTGCCGGCGCAGTTGCGGGTTGCCCGGTGACAGGTCGGTGACCACCATGCGCGGGTCCATGGCCCGGCTGGCGCTGGCCAGCGAGCGCGACAGACGCTGCAGCGGGAACAGTTCCGGGCTGGGGAATGCCGACCCGAACGGCACGGTGTTCGGGTCTTTGATCGAGTCGAGAATCGAGAACACCAAGGCGCTGACATCCACGTCAGTCGATTCGCTCAGCGGCTCCAGTGGCTGTGGCTCGCTGAACTGACGCGGTGCATGGGCAGTGACGAAATAGCCTGAACGCGGCCGTGCGCGAATCAGCCCGCGGCGTTCGAGCAGGTAGTAAGCCTGGAACACGGTCGAGGGGCTGACGCCGTGTGTCTGGCTGGCGTAGCGCACCGAAGGCACGCGCTGGCCGGGGCCGAGCACGCCGGAGCGGATCAGTTCGGCAATGTCGTCGGCGAATCGTTCATAGCGTTTCATGAGGGCTCGGCAAGCAGGGTGAACAGGCAATTCACCCACACTATGGCCCCGAAGCGGTTTTCAGTACAGGCTCAGGCCATGCACTAAAAACCGTATCAGTTGCTGGTCAGTGCCTCTGCCGCGCTAGATTACCGAGCCAGGAACGCTCGCCTTCAAATGCCTTCGGCTGTCCACCGCACCGGCGACGGTCAGCGCGTCGGCTTCGGCTTCGGTGATCGGGACACGCTGGCCTGCGAGCAGTGCCACAGACATGTGCAACTGCTCATCTGTGACGATCTCGATGTCCGGGCCATCGCCTTCGATGCGCAGGTCTTCGCCTATGAGCGTGCAGCGGCGGGTGCTTTCTTCGATTTCGACGGGCATGGGGTGGTCCTCCGGGTTGCGGTTACAGGTGTGACCGCGACCGGTAGCAGGTTGCTGCATCAAGCTGCTGCACGGCACTTTAGCGGGCGTGCACGGGTCAACCGACAAAGGCGCCCCTCCCGGCCTTTTCGCCTGCATTGCTCGTAAATGGAAGGTAGGGGCAGCACACAGCTTGCGTCTGAGAACGACCCATGGACCTCATCTGGCAAACCATTCAAGCAGAATTCGCCGACATCACCGAAGTGCGCGAAGTCACCCGTATCATCCTGCGCTTGCTGATGGCAGCCATTCTGGGTGCCATTCTGGGCTTCGAGCGTGAGCACAAAGGCAAGTCCGCTGGTGTGCGTACACATATGCTGGTGTCGATGGGCGCCGCATTATTCGTGCTGGCGCCAAGCATGGCCGGTGCCGACGAGCAGGCCTTGAGCCGGGTGATCCAGGGTATCGTCGCCGGTATCGGTTTTCTCGGTGCCGGCACCATCCTCAAAGGTAATGGCCGCGATACCAGTCACGTCAAAGGCCTGACCACGGCCGCCGGCCTGTGGATGACGGCCGCAATCGGTACCGCTGCAGGCATGGGGCGTGAGGCGACGGCGCTGATCAGCACAGTGCTTGCGCTGCTGGTGCTGGCCACGATGCCGATAGTGGTGGAGAAGGTCGAGGGGCAGGACGAGGAGAAACAGCAGGAGGAGGAGGGCAGGAAGCACTGAGGGGAGCCGAAGCTCCCCTCAAAGCGTTGTTGCCTGCTCTTTTCTTATTATTGAGGCTGGCCTTTTGTTGTTTTTGTAGGCCTGCCTTGGTGTTGCGGGTGACCCCCAACCGGGGTCAAGAGCAAACGTATTTTTTTGAGCGCTGACCTGCTTTCATCCTGAGGATCCGATGCTGACTGCCGCTACCTTAAGGTAGTTTTATTGTTCTGTGCCAGACCGCGGGGCGAACCCCTGAAAAGCGTGTCTACTCCAAAAAAATCTGCTTGCTACGCCTCTGCCGTGTTGTTCTTGTTATGTCAGAGCCGTTA from Pseudomonas putida includes the following:
- a CDS encoding MgtC/SapB family protein; the encoded protein is MDLIWQTIQAEFADITEVREVTRIILRLLMAAILGAILGFEREHKGKSAGVRTHMLVSMGAALFVLAPSMAGADEQALSRVIQGIVAGIGFLGAGTILKGNGRDTSHVKGLTTAAGLWMTAAIGTAAGMGREATALISTVLALLVLATMPIVVEKVEGQDEEKQQEEEGRKH
- a CDS encoding SDR family oxidoreductase gives rise to the protein MEKVIVITGASRGIGAATAMQAAREGYRICINYHADDQAAQGILDQVRALGAQAICVRADASVEDEVIQLFHRVDEELGPVTALVNNAGTIGQQSRVEDMSEFRLLKVMKTNIVGPMLCAKHALLRMARRHGGEGGAIVNVSSVAARLGSPNEYVDYAASKGALDTFTIGLAKEVAGEGVRVNGVRPGYIHTAFHDLSGDPDRVAKLEPGLPMGRGGRPEEVAEAILWLLSDKASYSTGSFLDLGGGR
- the mapR gene encoding GntR family transcriptional regulator MpaR (MapR regulates genes involved in Pseudomonas quinolone signal (PQS) production and anthranilate metabolism); translation: MKRYERFADDIAELIRSGVLGPGQRVPSVRYASQTHGVSPSTVFQAYYLLERRGLIRARPRSGYFVTAHAPRQFSEPQPLEPLSESTDVDVSALVFSILDSIKDPNTVPFGSAFPSPELFPLQRLSRSLASASRAMDPRMVVTDLSPGNPQLRRQIALRYMVGGLMLPMEELLITNGALEALNLCLQAVTEPGDLVAVEAPAFYACLQVLERLKLKALEIPVQPREGMDLAALAQTLEKHPVKAVWCMTNFQNPMGASMPEAKKQALVALLQRHQVPLIEDDVYAELYYSQQAPKPAKAFDTQGLVMHCGSFAKSLAPGYRIGWVAAGRFAQKIERLKLMTSLCASMPAQAAIADYLEHGGYDRHLRKLRYALEGQQANMLAAISRYFPAQTRVSQPSGGYFLWLELPERIDALKLFHMALAQGISIAPGPIFSPTRRFGNCIRLNYGTPWSDTAERAMDTLGRIIRSF
- a CDS encoding DUF3203 family protein codes for the protein MPVEIEESTRRCTLIGEDLRIEGDGPDIEIVTDEQLHMSVALLAGQRVPITEAEADALTVAGAVDSRRHLKASVPGSVI
- a CDS encoding hybrid sensor histidine kinase/response regulator — encoded protein: MPLNEMLALREEIATLRQRNAQLETELQQQPHPGLDVYRFLFDTMDEGFCIIEFIDGPHGPLSDYVHVLVNPAYARHAGIADVTGQKMREILPDEADAWVARYGPVLHTGAPLQFEQELRASGRILSVSTFRIEPPQRRQLAVLFKDVTERRNTEQALEQLNAHLEQRVNEALAQRSLFAELIDQSAANVHVLDNGMHWLAVNRKAREDFRFLYGQTPEVGALMPPLMGDNAADRNAILPLWRRALQGEQFTAIGAFGQQPDQRHYELRFNALRDAAGTPVGAYLFAYDISERVQEQQRLAKAEQALRQAQKMEAIGQLSGGIAHDFNNLLGSILNTQELLQLRLQQQRYNELEKLLELSNSMAKRASSLVQRLLAFSRQQTLQPRATEVAVLLGDIEELVRRTIGPSISLHSRFAPELWPTFIDPPQLESALLNLCINARDALPGGGVISIHGDNVALDSDQARPLGLPCGDYVRISVVDNGCGMSEEVVARAFDPFFSTKPIGRGTGLGLSMTYGFVRQSGGQSRLLSQPGKGTRVELYLPRHHEQPTRQAQAPKTSSLDKHRAGGQRIVLVEDQPALRLVISEVLQEQGYLVEAFETGAAALAHLQRSEPPDLLLSDIGLPEGPNGRQVAERYRQQYPNLKVLFITGYDNSAALGDGQLLQGAHVLGKPFELDVLAECVHQLLEARQP